Sequence from the Sanguibacter keddieii DSM 10542 genome:
GCTCGCGGGCGGCATGCCCTACCTCGAGGGCCTGCCGATGGAGACCATCGCCGCGAGCATGGAGCGGCTCATCGCCACCCACGGCACCACCGCGCTGCAGTACGGCTCGGGTCAGGGCCACGAGGCCCTGCGTGAGCAGATCCTCGAGGTGATGCGTCTCGAGGGCATCGAGGCCCACCCGGACGACGTGGTCGTGACGACGGGCTCCCAGCAGGCGCTCGACCTGGTCACCCGCATCTTCATCGACCCGGGCGACGTGATCGTCGCCGAGGCCCCCAGCTACGTCGGCGCGCTCGGCGTGTTCCGCTCGTACCAGGCCGACGTGGTGCACGTGCCCCTCGACGAGCACGGCCTCGTGCCCGAGGCCCTCGACGAGACGCTGACCGCCCTCGCCGCAGCGGGACGGCGGGTCAAGCTGCTGTACACGATCCCCAACTTCCACAACCCCGCCGGGGTCACCCTCAGCCTCGAGCGCCGTCCGCGCGTCCTCGAGATCGCCCGTCGGCACGGCGTGCTCGTCGTCGAGGACAACCCCTACGGCCTCCTCGGGTTCGGCTCCGAGCCGCTCCAGGCGATGCGGGCGACCGACGAGGACGGCGTCCTGTACCTGGGCTCCTTCTCCAAGACCTTCGCCCCCGGTTTCCGGGTCGGGTGGGTGGTCGCACCGCACGCGGTCCGCGAGAAGCTGGTCCTGGCGTCGGAGTCCGCGATCCTCTGCCCCTCCAACGCCTCGCAGATGGCGATCTCGAGCTATCTCGAGACGAGCGACTGGAAGGCGCAGATCAAGGCGTTCCAGGTCCTGTACCGCGAGCGTCGCGACGCGATGGTCGGCGCTCTCGCCGAGCACATGCCCGACGCCTCCTGGACGGTCCCCGACGGTGGCTTCTACACGTGGGTCAAGCTCCCCGAGGGGCTCGACTCCAAGTCCATGCTGCCCCGGGCGGTCACGGGGCGCGTCGCCTACGTCCCAGGCACGGCGTTCTTCGCCGACGGGACGGGCGGCGACCACATGCGGCTGTCGTACTGCTTCCCCACGCCCGACAGGATCCGCGAGGGCGTCCGCCGGCTCGCCTCGGTGGTCAACGCCGAGCGCGAGCTCGTCGAGATCTTCGGCACCACGGCCCACCTCGACGACGTCACCGACACCGACAACCCAGGACCAGATCTCGTATGACTCACTCCCCCCGCGTCCTCGTCCTGGCCGGCGGCCTGTCGCACGAGCGTGACGTGTCCCTGCGCTCGGGTCGCCGCGTGGCCGAGGCGCTGCGCTCGGCAAACGTCGAGGTGGCCGTCCACGACGTCGACGCCGACCTCATCCCCGCTCTCGCCGAGACACGGCCGGACGTCGTGTGGCCCATCCTCCACGGGGCGAGCGGCGAGGACGGCTCCATCCGCGACGTCCTCGACCTCCTCGACGTCCCCTACGTGGGCACCGGGCCGCGCGCCTCACGTATCGCCTGGAGCAAGCCGGTCGCCAAGTCCGTGGTG
This genomic interval carries:
- a CDS encoding PLP-dependent aminotransferase family protein; amino-acid sequence: MTPPTPPTPGTRLDPWFGAYAQRAHNMRASEVRALFAVVNRPEVVSLAGGMPYLEGLPMETIAASMERLIATHGTTALQYGSGQGHEALREQILEVMRLEGIEAHPDDVVVTTGSQQALDLVTRIFIDPGDVIVAEAPSYVGALGVFRSYQADVVHVPLDEHGLVPEALDETLTALAAAGRRVKLLYTIPNFHNPAGVTLSLERRPRVLEIARRHGVLVVEDNPYGLLGFGSEPLQAMRATDEDGVLYLGSFSKTFAPGFRVGWVVAPHAVREKLVLASESAILCPSNASQMAISSYLETSDWKAQIKAFQVLYRERRDAMVGALAEHMPDASWTVPDGGFYTWVKLPEGLDSKSMLPRAVTGRVAYVPGTAFFADGTGGDHMRLSYCFPTPDRIREGVRRLASVVNAERELVEIFGTTAHLDDVTDTDNPGPDLV